The Gemmatimonadota bacterium genome has a segment encoding these proteins:
- a CDS encoding histidine kinase: MGLQELLGAYLVAYVPWVAYTTLLYRTMERRTVVLSERRTVVPLYVGSLVIFLVPEILWQVAAVTLRNAADPVKAFLPALRRWPAELWLLDLALMTGSFMAIYAIVTVREGRALRARQQAADAERLALQLELEQQRLRGLRAQLEPHFLFNALSAIAGLVRSNDQRVAIDAIGQLSAQLRHAITACATPNIPVRRPIPGLGSACAAYGTGWPCCLERPRASKPARRTDISW, translated from the coding sequence GCGTATGTGCCATGGGTCGCCTATACGACCCTGCTGTACCGTACCATGGAACGTCGGACCGTCGTTCTCAGCGAGCGCCGGACCGTGGTGCCCCTGTACGTGGGCAGTCTCGTGATCTTCCTCGTCCCGGAGATCTTGTGGCAGGTCGCGGCGGTAACCCTGCGCAATGCCGCAGATCCGGTAAAGGCCTTCCTTCCCGCCTTGCGTCGCTGGCCCGCAGAGTTGTGGCTTCTGGACCTGGCCCTGATGACCGGCAGCTTCATGGCGATCTACGCGATCGTGACGGTGCGCGAAGGGCGCGCGCTTCGCGCGCGTCAGCAGGCGGCCGACGCCGAACGCCTCGCCCTGCAACTGGAACTCGAGCAGCAGCGCCTGCGCGGCCTGCGTGCCCAGCTCGAACCGCACTTCCTGTTTAATGCCCTGAGTGCCATCGCCGGATTGGTGCGCAGCAACGACCAGCGCGTGGCCATCGACGCCATCGGCCAGCTCAGCGCCCAACTCCGACATGCCATCACGGCATGCGCAACACCAAACATCCCGGTGCGCCGGCCAATCCCGGGCTTGGGCTCGGCCTGCGCGGCATACGGGACCGGCTGGCCTTGCTGTTTGGAGCGACCGCGCGCCTCGAAGCCGGCCCGTCGGACGGACATTTCGTGGTGA